In Thalassoglobus sp. JC818, the following are encoded in one genomic region:
- a CDS encoding AAA family ATPase: MRVIAVMNQKGGVGKTTTSVNLAAGLAQQGKRVCVIDLDPQAHASLHLGIDVAGGTNSIYQVFAGGKTFTEVIQLVEKNLWLAPADIDLAATELELVDADGREFVLRKALAAAGASEKFDYIVMDCPPSLGVLTINALSTATEVFIPLQPHFFALQGLSKLFETTALVTRRLNRELRVSGVVLCLYETGTRLAADVTDDLMFFLEQSDPEAPWANAQVFASKIRRNIKLAEAPSHGTSIFKYDPASSGSQDYRNLVMEVIAAEQQKRSTDQQPSQKAA, encoded by the coding sequence ATGCGAGTCATCGCTGTCATGAATCAAAAAGGTGGTGTCGGCAAAACCACCACGAGTGTGAATCTTGCTGCCGGACTTGCGCAGCAAGGTAAGCGGGTCTGTGTGATCGATCTCGATCCCCAGGCTCATGCGTCGCTCCATCTTGGAATCGACGTTGCTGGCGGGACCAATTCGATTTACCAGGTTTTCGCAGGCGGGAAGACGTTCACTGAGGTGATCCAACTCGTTGAGAAAAATCTTTGGTTGGCACCCGCAGATATCGATTTGGCTGCCACCGAGTTGGAACTCGTCGATGCTGATGGTCGAGAGTTCGTGCTTCGCAAGGCACTTGCAGCGGCGGGTGCCAGCGAGAAATTCGATTACATTGTGATGGATTGTCCGCCTTCGCTGGGCGTTCTCACGATCAATGCTCTTTCGACCGCGACCGAAGTTTTCATTCCACTGCAGCCGCACTTTTTCGCTCTGCAGGGACTTTCAAAACTCTTCGAAACAACCGCACTCGTGACTCGTCGCCTCAATCGAGAACTGCGCGTGTCAGGGGTTGTTCTGTGTTTGTATGAGACAGGGACTCGGCTCGCTGCGGACGTGACGGATGATCTCATGTTCTTCCTTGAACAGAGCGATCCCGAAGCACCGTGGGCGAATGCTCAAGTGTTCGCGTCGAAAATTCGACGAAACATCAAGCTCGCAGAAGCTCCGAGTCACGGAACCTCAATCTTCAAATACGATCCAGCATCATCGGGATCGCAGGATTATCGAAACCTTGTGATGGAAGTGATCGCCGCCGAACAGCAAAAGCGTTCCACGGATCAACAACCCTCACAAAAGGCCGCCTGA
- the ligA gene encoding NAD-dependent DNA ligase LigA — protein sequence MSDLPRNEVQNLREEIRRHNRLYYVESAPEITDREFDQLLKRLEALEKEFPELDSPDSPTHKVGGGPIEGFETVPHRLPMLSIDNVFSIEGVREFDQRVRKLLDVEEVNYSVEYKIDGVALALVYENGRLVRGVTRGDGQRGDDITHNAMTIGGVPLKLDTDHPPALLEVRGEAYIANSDFVELNKTQDSLGREAFKNPRNTTSGALKQLDPKQCAARRVRFFAHGVGAFDGVQFSDHQDYLSHLRNWGIPTTPQVQSRQGIDAALEHCQTMMENLHELDFEIDGLVIKVSPFADRELLGNTSKSPRWLIAYKWERYEATTQIERIEIQVGKTGTLSPVAHLKPVEIAGTTVSRSSLHNRDELERLGVMIGDHVVVEKAGKIIPHVVRVEEHLRTGDEIAFVFPESCPVCNSPVMQDEGGVYIRCVNPACPAQLRESLRYYASRQAMDIDGMGIKVIEQLLDAGLVEGYADLYKLRERREQLLNLDRFGEKSVDKLLDAIDASKDRPLWRLLTGLNIRHVGRNNSRVLENRFGTIDAIRSQTEESLAEVHEIGPVIAQSVHQFFHSDFGLDIIEQLRECGLNFGTEVKESDLQNSAEAPLLDGKTFVVTGTLEHHTRDEIHELIRQHGGKASSSVSKKTSALIAGEQAGNKLEKAQSLGVEIISEVDFLKSIGKSP from the coding sequence ATGAGCGACCTCCCCCGGAACGAAGTGCAGAATCTGCGAGAGGAGATCAGACGACACAACCGCCTGTATTACGTCGAGTCAGCCCCGGAAATCACAGATCGGGAATTTGATCAACTTCTCAAGCGACTCGAAGCACTCGAAAAAGAATTCCCGGAACTCGATTCTCCCGACAGTCCCACTCACAAAGTGGGAGGAGGACCGATCGAGGGCTTCGAAACCGTTCCGCACCGCTTGCCGATGCTCTCGATCGACAACGTCTTCTCAATTGAAGGAGTCCGCGAATTCGATCAGAGAGTCCGGAAACTTCTCGACGTCGAAGAAGTCAACTATTCGGTGGAATACAAAATCGATGGTGTGGCTCTCGCACTGGTGTACGAAAATGGTCGACTCGTCAGAGGAGTGACTCGCGGTGATGGTCAGCGGGGTGACGACATCACACATAACGCGATGACGATCGGCGGAGTCCCTTTGAAACTCGACACCGATCATCCACCCGCTCTGCTTGAAGTCCGGGGAGAAGCATATATCGCCAACTCTGACTTCGTGGAACTGAACAAAACTCAGGACTCTCTGGGACGGGAAGCTTTCAAGAATCCCCGCAATACGACCTCAGGCGCACTCAAGCAACTCGACCCGAAACAGTGCGCAGCCCGACGTGTTCGCTTCTTTGCTCATGGAGTCGGCGCCTTCGACGGAGTTCAATTCAGCGATCATCAGGATTACCTCAGCCATCTACGAAACTGGGGCATCCCGACGACACCACAAGTGCAATCAAGGCAGGGAATTGACGCCGCACTTGAACACTGTCAGACGATGATGGAGAACCTGCACGAACTCGACTTCGAAATTGACGGGTTGGTCATCAAAGTCAGCCCATTCGCCGATCGGGAACTCCTCGGAAACACCTCGAAGAGCCCCCGGTGGCTGATCGCTTATAAATGGGAACGTTATGAAGCGACGACACAGATTGAACGTATCGAAATTCAGGTTGGAAAAACTGGAACACTCAGCCCGGTCGCTCACTTGAAGCCGGTAGAGATCGCAGGCACAACCGTCTCTCGTTCGAGTCTACACAACCGAGATGAACTGGAACGCCTCGGAGTCATGATCGGTGATCATGTTGTCGTCGAAAAAGCCGGCAAGATTATTCCGCATGTTGTCCGAGTCGAGGAGCACCTCCGAACCGGCGATGAAATTGCATTCGTGTTTCCCGAAAGCTGTCCCGTCTGTAATTCTCCGGTCATGCAGGACGAGGGAGGCGTTTACATCCGATGTGTCAATCCAGCTTGTCCGGCTCAACTTCGAGAGAGTCTTCGCTATTACGCTTCTCGGCAGGCCATGGACATCGACGGCATGGGAATCAAGGTCATCGAACAACTTCTTGATGCAGGCCTCGTCGAGGGATATGCAGACCTCTACAAGCTTCGGGAACGCCGCGAACAACTCTTAAATCTCGATCGCTTCGGTGAGAAATCTGTCGACAAACTGCTCGACGCGATTGATGCATCTAAAGACCGCCCGCTCTGGCGATTATTGACCGGTTTGAACATTCGGCACGTCGGCCGCAACAACAGCCGGGTTCTGGAAAATCGCTTTGGAACAATCGACGCGATCCGTTCGCAGACAGAGGAGTCGCTCGCCGAAGTTCACGAAATCGGACCGGTCATCGCTCAATCCGTTCATCAATTCTTCCACTCTGATTTCGGACTCGACATTATTGAACAGCTTCGCGAATGCGGACTCAACTTCGGAACCGAAGTGAAAGAATCGGATCTCCAGAACTCCGCCGAAGCCCCCCTTCTCGATGGAAAGACGTTCGTCGTCACCGGCACTCTCGAGCATCACACACGAGATGAGATTCACGAATTAATCCGACAGCATGGCGGAAAAGCGTCGAGTAGCGTCTCCAAAAAAACATCGGCCCTCATCGCCGGAGAACAAGCCGGTAACAAACTTGAAAAAGCTCAAAGCCTCGGAGTGGAAATCATCTCCGAAGTCGACTTCCTAAAGTCGATCGGCAAATCTCCTTAG
- a CDS encoding NAD(P)H-hydrate dehydratase → MNDSSPPKPPARPKTGHKGTYGRVMIIGGSFGMSGSVSLTGVAALRSGAGLVFLAVPRSIVSIVAAFEPSYMTIPLPEDEWGVIDGSAIQQLIEEAEGKDVIALGPGLNQSSEVDELVTTMYRTTLQPMVVDADGLNSLARFPEQLSEHNGPRVLTPHPGEFARLTGQSIDAIQENREASATRFAREHDLTLVLKGPATIVTDGIQTYVNTNGNSGMGTGGTGDILTGIISALIAQKMSPYSAASFGVYLHGLAGDLAANELTEPAMIASDLLRFLPAAWKQVI, encoded by the coding sequence ATGAACGACTCCTCACCACCGAAACCGCCTGCAAGACCGAAGACTGGCCACAAGGGAACCTATGGGCGGGTCATGATCATCGGCGGCTCTTTCGGAATGAGCGGGTCAGTCTCTCTAACGGGAGTCGCTGCGCTCCGTTCAGGGGCTGGGCTCGTTTTTCTGGCTGTCCCGCGTTCAATCGTCAGCATCGTCGCTGCTTTCGAACCATCGTACATGACGATCCCACTCCCCGAAGATGAGTGGGGAGTCATCGATGGCTCTGCAATTCAACAACTCATTGAGGAGGCAGAAGGAAAGGACGTGATTGCTCTCGGTCCGGGACTCAATCAGTCTTCGGAAGTCGATGAACTCGTCACCACGATGTATCGAACAACTTTGCAACCAATGGTTGTTGACGCCGATGGCCTCAATTCTCTCGCACGATTTCCAGAACAACTCTCCGAACACAACGGGCCCCGCGTTCTGACACCTCACCCCGGCGAATTCGCTCGCCTGACAGGTCAGAGCATCGATGCCATTCAAGAAAACCGGGAGGCCTCTGCCACACGATTCGCCAGAGAGCATGATCTGACTCTGGTCCTCAAGGGACCTGCCACCATCGTGACCGACGGCATTCAGACCTACGTGAATACCAATGGCAATTCCGGAATGGGGACTGGCGGAACTGGTGATATTCTGACCGGCATCATATCCGCTCTCATCGCTCAGAAGATGTCTCCGTATTCAGCAGCCAGCTTCGGTGTCTACTTGCACGGACTAGCTGGAGACCTCGCTGCCAATGAACTGACAGAGCCCGCAATGATCGCTTCCGATCTGCTTCGTTTTCTACCCGCTGCGTGGAAGCAAGTAATCTGA
- a CDS encoding TetR/AcrR family transcriptional regulator: MREWVLVRPRTISDEQILETAKRCFLEHGPSVSTDAIAAELGVSGQALLKRFHNKQELLIAAVGPCTAKTWTDLVERGPDDRPFEIQLREILDELAIFFVDVVKRMNVLRWSGVDIHELMSQFDEPPPVRDLRILSGYLERAAAKGLIRPVDYSATAMLILTSMHGPAMLTEILGSSPTGHTQSEYVSHFIDTLLHGLIDHPSSEKDT; encoded by the coding sequence ATGAGAGAATGGGTTTTGGTTCGACCGCGAACGATCAGCGATGAACAGATTCTGGAGACCGCCAAACGGTGCTTTCTAGAACATGGACCGTCCGTATCGACCGACGCCATCGCCGCCGAACTTGGCGTTTCCGGACAAGCTCTTCTCAAGCGATTTCACAACAAACAGGAATTGCTGATCGCGGCTGTTGGTCCCTGTACCGCAAAGACCTGGACCGATCTTGTCGAACGTGGACCGGATGACCGCCCGTTCGAGATTCAGCTGCGCGAAATCCTCGACGAACTTGCCATCTTCTTCGTAGACGTCGTGAAACGGATGAACGTCTTGCGGTGGAGCGGTGTCGACATCCACGAATTGATGAGTCAATTCGATGAGCCCCCGCCGGTGCGGGATTTACGAATTCTGTCTGGCTATCTCGAGCGAGCCGCAGCCAAAGGATTGATTCGGCCTGTCGACTACTCAGCAACGGCAATGCTCATTCTGACTTCGATGCATGGCCCCGCCATGCTGACGGAGATCCTCGGTTCAAGCCCCACCGGGCACACGCAGAGCGAATACGTTTCTCATTTCATCGACACACTTCTTCACGGTTTGATCGATCATCCATCTTCGGAAAAAGACACATGA
- a CDS encoding HlyD family efflux transporter periplasmic adaptor subunit translates to MRLFVNALASVMILAIGGFTFFVFGQKPEIPKEPDRDGDGAALVRTVEVEQFDGQFEINLDGEASSYRVLTIGTEVEGRIIKKSEKARSGQFVSEGDLLFQIEDISYRLEVDRIQAQLAQTDEEIRALNVDMDNQATLISLAEEDLELKRRNLQRVERLRQREATTDTDLDNERAKELASRNQLRVLQNELRSMTQQKQTKLASREVIAATLKQAELDVERCRIVAPITGRIVDEIVEEGDHVQVGTDLVHISDGSRMIIRCELEAAQLAWIWEQQTAGVAQAAPSDELTAIDPIRLKPVPCEIVYEFGGVETIWSGMLDRFEGAGLTKETRTFPCRVLVSDPEQTRVESSQGAKLNFRIPTLLSGMYVTVRIPISITSSLMSVPIEAVRPGGKLWVSRDGQLQILPVTVARTIADRAIIRDLTSNLSVGDRIVVSPLAAVADSMPIREEQAAESASLDSESLAPSSDENSL, encoded by the coding sequence GTGCGACTGTTCGTTAATGCCCTCGCCTCGGTGATGATTCTCGCCATTGGGGGATTCACATTTTTCGTCTTCGGCCAGAAGCCGGAAATCCCCAAAGAACCCGATCGCGACGGAGATGGAGCAGCACTCGTCCGCACGGTCGAAGTGGAACAGTTTGACGGCCAATTTGAGATCAACCTCGACGGAGAAGCTTCGTCCTACCGCGTCTTGACGATCGGCACCGAAGTCGAAGGACGCATCATCAAAAAGTCGGAGAAGGCCCGCAGCGGTCAGTTCGTCAGCGAGGGAGATTTACTCTTTCAGATCGAAGACATTTCCTATCGCCTGGAAGTCGATCGAATTCAAGCGCAGCTTGCTCAGACAGATGAGGAAATCCGAGCCCTCAACGTCGACATGGACAATCAGGCCACGCTGATTTCCCTTGCCGAAGAAGACCTCGAACTCAAACGCCGTAATTTGCAGAGAGTCGAAAGGCTGCGGCAACGCGAAGCGACGACAGACACCGATCTCGATAACGAACGCGCCAAAGAACTCGCCTCTCGAAATCAATTGCGAGTCCTTCAAAATGAACTGCGTTCAATGACGCAGCAAAAGCAAACCAAACTCGCCAGCCGCGAAGTCATTGCCGCAACACTCAAACAAGCGGAACTCGACGTCGAACGATGCCGCATCGTTGCTCCAATCACCGGACGAATTGTGGATGAAATCGTTGAAGAAGGAGACCACGTTCAAGTTGGAACGGATCTCGTTCACATCAGCGATGGAAGCCGCATGATCATTCGGTGCGAGCTGGAAGCGGCCCAACTGGCATGGATCTGGGAACAGCAAACAGCGGGAGTTGCACAAGCAGCCCCCTCTGATGAACTGACAGCGATCGATCCCATCCGACTCAAGCCGGTTCCGTGCGAAATCGTCTATGAATTTGGCGGTGTCGAAACGATCTGGTCGGGGATGCTCGATCGCTTTGAAGGAGCCGGGCTCACGAAAGAGACTCGCACCTTTCCGTGCCGAGTGCTCGTCAGTGATCCGGAACAGACTCGTGTCGAATCATCGCAGGGTGCAAAACTCAACTTTCGTATCCCGACACTTCTCAGCGGAATGTATGTGACGGTTCGAATTCCGATTTCGATCACCTCTTCGTTGATGTCCGTTCCCATTGAAGCAGTCCGTCCCGGCGGAAAGCTGTGGGTTTCACGAGATGGCCAATTGCAGATTCTTCCCGTGACTGTCGCCCGCACAATCGCAGATCGAGCGATCATTCGTGACCTTACCTCCAACCTCTCTGTCGGAGATCGCATCGTCGTTTCCCCGCTGGCAGCCGTCGCGGACTCAATGCCGATTCGTGAAGAACAAGCTGCCGAGTCAGCATCGCTCGATTCAGAATCCCTTGCACCAAGCAGTGACGAGAACTCCCTATGA
- a CDS encoding efflux RND transporter permease subunit has translation MKSMVAWAIQHTPTMNSIMVVVLFVGMFAGWQLRREEFPQFELEMILVSVPYPGASPEEVESGICQKIEEAIRSVDGLKKVTSVAQEGAANIVIEVETSVPSVQKVLNEIQSEIDRIPSFPDLAEEPEVQQVTLRNPAITVGIVANRSDDEDFELKLRSVTESIRDDLLQIPQVSVADIVGERDYQIDVEIPEQSLREYGLTLTDVANRIRRRNLELPGGNIRDESETFLLRGKDKRIHGEDIAAIPIITRPNGVVLTVDDLGTVHDEFIDSPSITSINGRPGLAIQIKAAAREDLLAMTSAVRDYIDENPPPSGYEFAVWGDASVDVRDRLDLLKRNGLQGLFLVFMVLALFLEFRLAFWVAIGIPFSILGACAILWQFDQTLNMLSMFAFLIALGIVVDDAIVVGENIYAHRELGKPNLQAAIDGTAEVVPSVTTSIITTVFAFMPMFFVSGIMGKFFAVLPLAVIAMLVISLLESVTILPCHLAHGSDKPFFLTAGLTQFTNRVLDFIIKSFYTPTVRFCLANTLITVSIAITIVICSVTLVANGTVPSVFFPKLDAPEVIAKIVFPDGTPSQVTDQATQEIESAINAINDKYSEPANPLILAVLRTVGAQAETGGPPGASGANSGSHIGSVQVQLAENTQRNITSEEIAAEWRELVGEIPGIESLTFGSIARGPGGKPIEFKLLAPAEHMAELEAAVEDVKIELAKYPGVRDVDDDSRPGKTEIQLTEKESGKALGVPLESIARTVRAAYYGEEVMRLQRGRHEVKLMVRYPEEDRRSVASLSEIRVDPGDGIQRPISEIANLNFQRGYSEINRIDQRRSITVSADIDENEGNAKETVLELQAEYMPGLLEKYPHLSVRWEGQQEQDTESVQSLMIGLLVALFATFVLLTMEFNSYGQPLIVMSVIPFGIVGAIWGHALLGLPLTLFSMLGLVALTGVVVNDSIVLVDFINARSRSGIAIEDAAVEAGQRRFRPVLLTSLTTIAGLLPILTERSFQAQLVIPMATSLCFGLALSTLLVLILVPTFYVIYGRLFGIKAAHHDIAEALNEDSSSEPSPQPQLAIDHT, from the coding sequence ATGAAGTCGATGGTCGCCTGGGCAATTCAACACACTCCCACCATGAACTCCATCATGGTCGTGGTGCTCTTCGTCGGGATGTTCGCTGGTTGGCAACTCCGGCGAGAAGAGTTTCCCCAGTTCGAACTGGAAATGATTCTCGTCTCCGTTCCCTATCCGGGTGCAAGTCCGGAAGAAGTCGAATCGGGCATCTGCCAGAAGATCGAAGAAGCGATTCGCTCTGTTGATGGCCTGAAGAAGGTGACATCAGTCGCTCAGGAAGGAGCCGCCAATATCGTCATCGAGGTCGAAACGAGCGTCCCCAGTGTTCAAAAAGTCCTCAACGAAATCCAATCGGAAATTGACCGCATCCCCAGCTTCCCCGACTTGGCCGAAGAACCGGAGGTCCAACAGGTCACGCTTCGTAACCCAGCCATCACGGTCGGGATTGTCGCCAACCGCTCTGACGACGAGGACTTCGAATTAAAACTCCGATCGGTCACCGAGAGTATTCGAGACGACCTTCTGCAGATCCCGCAGGTCTCCGTCGCAGACATCGTGGGGGAACGTGATTATCAGATTGACGTGGAAATCCCCGAACAATCCTTGCGCGAATATGGACTTACACTGACCGACGTGGCGAATCGAATTCGACGACGAAACCTCGAATTGCCCGGAGGAAATATCCGCGACGAAAGCGAAACGTTCCTCCTGCGAGGAAAAGATAAACGCATCCACGGGGAAGACATTGCCGCCATTCCCATTATTACCAGGCCAAACGGAGTCGTTCTCACAGTCGACGATCTCGGGACTGTGCACGATGAATTCATCGATTCCCCATCGATCACCAGCATCAACGGCCGACCCGGACTGGCCATTCAAATTAAAGCTGCCGCCCGCGAAGACCTTCTCGCCATGACCAGCGCAGTGCGAGACTACATCGACGAGAACCCTCCCCCGTCCGGCTATGAATTCGCCGTCTGGGGAGACGCATCGGTCGACGTCCGCGACCGACTCGACCTGCTCAAACGCAACGGTCTTCAAGGACTCTTTCTCGTCTTCATGGTCCTTGCACTGTTCCTCGAATTTCGACTCGCGTTCTGGGTTGCGATTGGGATTCCGTTTTCGATCCTCGGAGCCTGTGCCATTTTGTGGCAGTTCGATCAGACACTCAACATGCTTTCGATGTTCGCATTCCTGATCGCGCTCGGAATCGTCGTCGACGACGCGATTGTGGTTGGAGAGAATATTTACGCACACCGTGAACTCGGAAAGCCAAACCTTCAGGCTGCCATTGATGGCACAGCTGAGGTTGTTCCATCCGTCACGACATCGATTATTACGACCGTCTTCGCGTTCATGCCCATGTTCTTCGTATCCGGGATTATGGGTAAGTTCTTCGCCGTCCTTCCGCTCGCGGTGATCGCGATGCTTGTCATCTCCCTGCTGGAGAGTGTGACAATTCTTCCCTGCCACCTTGCTCACGGCAGCGACAAGCCGTTCTTCCTAACTGCTGGACTGACGCAATTCACGAATCGTGTTCTCGATTTCATTATCAAATCCTTCTACACGCCGACCGTTCGATTCTGTCTGGCAAACACCCTGATCACTGTCAGCATCGCGATCACCATCGTCATCTGCTCAGTGACATTGGTCGCCAACGGAACTGTCCCGAGCGTCTTCTTTCCGAAGCTCGATGCTCCGGAAGTGATCGCAAAAATCGTCTTCCCCGATGGAACGCCAAGCCAGGTCACCGATCAAGCGACACAGGAAATCGAGTCGGCCATAAACGCCATCAACGACAAGTATTCGGAACCAGCCAACCCGCTCATCCTCGCGGTCTTGCGAACAGTCGGAGCGCAAGCGGAAACCGGCGGCCCTCCTGGCGCATCGGGAGCGAATTCCGGAAGCCATATCGGTTCCGTGCAGGTGCAACTGGCTGAAAACACACAACGAAACATTACCAGCGAAGAAATCGCCGCCGAATGGAGAGAACTTGTCGGGGAAATTCCGGGGATTGAGTCTCTTACTTTTGGTTCAATCGCCCGCGGACCAGGCGGGAAACCGATCGAATTCAAGCTGCTCGCTCCAGCGGAACACATGGCCGAACTCGAAGCCGCTGTTGAAGACGTCAAAATCGAACTCGCCAAATACCCGGGCGTCAGAGACGTCGACGATGATTCCCGCCCCGGAAAGACAGAAATCCAACTGACTGAAAAAGAATCCGGAAAAGCACTCGGCGTTCCCCTCGAATCGATCGCCCGTACCGTGCGAGCAGCGTACTACGGGGAAGAAGTCATGCGACTTCAACGAGGTCGACATGAGGTTAAGCTGATGGTGCGATATCCCGAAGAGGATCGTCGCTCTGTCGCCAGCCTCAGCGAAATCCGAGTCGATCCCGGCGACGGAATTCAGCGTCCGATTTCAGAAATCGCGAATCTGAATTTTCAGCGTGGATATTCCGAGATCAACCGCATCGACCAAAGGCGATCGATTACCGTTTCCGCCGACATCGACGAGAACGAAGGCAACGCCAAAGAGACAGTTCTTGAACTTCAAGCCGAATACATGCCGGGTCTGCTAGAGAAGTACCCTCATTTGAGTGTTCGCTGGGAAGGTCAACAGGAGCAAGACACTGAGTCTGTCCAAAGCTTGATGATCGGATTGCTCGTCGCTCTCTTCGCGACATTTGTGCTTCTGACGATGGAGTTCAACTCATACGGACAGCCACTCATCGTGATGAGCGTCATTCCCTTCGGAATCGTTGGAGCCATCTGGGGACATGCTCTACTTGGATTGCCGCTGACACTCTTCAGTATGCTGGGACTCGTCGCTTTGACCGGTGTCGTGGTGAACGACTCCATCGTGCTCGTTGACTTTATTAATGCCCGTTCACGTTCTGGAATAGCGATCGAAGATGCAGCTGTGGAAGCGGGGCAACGTCGTTTCCGTCCTGTTCTTCTGACGTCGCTGACGACAATCGCGGGGCTGCTCCCGATCCTCACGGAACGTTCCTTTCAGGCGCAACTTGTGATCCCGATGGCGACCAGCCTCTGCTTCGGACTGGCTCTGTCGACTTTGCTCGTCTTGATTCTCGTCCCGACGTTTTACGTCATCTACGGACGGTTGTTCGGCATTAAGGCAGCTCACCACGACATCGCCGAAGCCCTCAACGAAGATTCGTCTTCCGAACCATCTCCACAACCGCAACTGGCCATCGACCACACTTAG
- a CDS encoding NAD(P)H-binding protein yields the protein MSVIAVTAASGSLGSEIVKAIRQHFSDETVIGLARTPANAESLGVEIRPGDYTKPSELESSLQGVNTVLLVSGMAHPDERIGQHRNVINAALTAGVEKIVYTSIQGAEEGTGFSPIVQSNRQTEADIRDSGLQWSIGRNGIYIEPDIEYIDQYEKSGEIANCAGGGLCGYTTRPELAFAYAQMLTDRKHNQQTFNLHGESLTQLQLTDFINEAFGLNLSYRKLTVDQYREDRIAELGDFLGNVIAGIYEGIQLGAFDNPSQFSHAAGREHVTWKDYLQKLKQDQS from the coding sequence ATGTCCGTGATTGCTGTGACTGCTGCCAGTGGTTCGCTCGGTTCCGAAATTGTGAAAGCGATTCGTCAACATTTCAGCGACGAAACTGTCATTGGTCTCGCTCGAACTCCAGCAAATGCGGAGTCGCTTGGAGTCGAAATTCGTCCAGGCGATTACACCAAGCCATCCGAGTTGGAAAGCTCACTGCAGGGAGTGAACACCGTGTTGCTCGTTTCCGGAATGGCTCATCCTGATGAACGGATTGGCCAGCACCGCAATGTCATCAATGCTGCCCTTACAGCAGGTGTTGAGAAGATCGTCTATACGAGTATTCAGGGGGCTGAGGAGGGGACCGGCTTCTCGCCAATCGTGCAAAGCAATCGGCAAACGGAAGCTGACATTCGCGACAGCGGGTTGCAGTGGTCGATCGGTCGGAACGGGATTTATATCGAGCCGGATATCGAGTACATCGACCAGTACGAGAAGAGCGGAGAGATCGCCAATTGTGCTGGGGGCGGATTGTGTGGGTACACCACGCGGCCTGAACTCGCCTTCGCGTATGCACAGATGTTGACAGATCGAAAGCACAACCAGCAGACTTTCAATCTGCATGGCGAGTCTCTAACGCAGCTTCAGCTCACGGACTTCATCAACGAAGCATTCGGGCTCAATCTGAGTTATCGGAAACTGACCGTCGATCAATATCGCGAAGATCGCATCGCCGAACTTGGCGATTTCCTGGGCAACGTGATTGCCGGAATCTACGAAGGAATTCAGCTGGGAGCGTTCGACAATCCAAGCCAGTTCTCGCATGCAGCAGGCCGCGAGCACGTCACTTGGAAGGACTATTTACAGAAGTTGAAGCAGGATCAATCCTGA
- a CDS encoding AraC family transcriptional regulator, whose product MSESRAQPALPEFVSKQVTEARRFFLNLNPVRESPFDVVCGGVETTRPEYVVDREDFPYYAVEFVAEGEGTLHLDGNTFRLVPGVIFAYGPGTSHTIRSHSDNVMRKFYVDFVGTQALQMLEESKLRSASEHFVALTVGRVHEISEIYELLVRNGLNNGPMVTPICNSLAQLLFLKVKEVSLPRENSMPQAYFTFERVRKLIDEKFLHLDSAQDVAQECELTPVHLSRLFSRFSDCGAYQYLLRKKMNYAAGLLMNEGLLVKEVAAKLNFGDPFRFSRSFKRVYGIAPTDLLRTRR is encoded by the coding sequence ATGTCTGAATCGCGAGCACAACCTGCGCTTCCGGAATTCGTCTCTAAGCAAGTCACCGAAGCGAGACGGTTCTTTCTCAATCTGAATCCTGTGCGGGAGAGTCCGTTCGATGTCGTTTGTGGAGGAGTTGAAACGACCCGTCCGGAATACGTAGTCGACCGGGAAGACTTTCCGTATTACGCCGTCGAATTCGTTGCCGAAGGAGAAGGGACCCTGCATTTGGACGGCAACACGTTTCGGTTGGTCCCGGGGGTCATCTTTGCCTATGGGCCGGGCACGTCGCACACCATTCGCAGTCATAGCGACAACGTGATGCGGAAGTTCTACGTCGATTTCGTAGGAACTCAGGCTCTTCAAATGCTTGAGGAATCGAAATTGAGGTCGGCTTCAGAACACTTCGTGGCATTGACTGTTGGCCGCGTGCATGAGATTTCTGAGATCTACGAATTGCTCGTGCGGAATGGACTCAACAACGGACCGATGGTGACGCCAATCTGTAATTCGCTTGCGCAACTGTTGTTTCTGAAAGTTAAGGAGGTCAGTCTTCCGAGAGAGAACTCGATGCCGCAGGCGTATTTCACCTTCGAACGCGTTCGCAAACTCATCGACGAAAAGTTCCTGCACTTGGATTCCGCTCAAGATGTCGCTCAAGAGTGTGAATTGACACCGGTGCATCTTTCGAGGCTATTCAGCCGGTTTTCAGACTGCGGGGCATACCAATATTTGCTGAGAAAAAAAATGAACTATGCAGCTGGGCTGTTGATGAATGAAGGGCTACTTGTGAAAGAAGTGGCTGCGAAGTTGAATTTCGGAGACCCGTTTCGCTTCTCGCGATCATTCAAACGTGTTTACGGAATTGCCCCGACTGATCTCCTGCGAACACGCCGTTAG